One segment of Burkholderiaceae bacterium DAT-1 DNA contains the following:
- the rlmJ gene encoding 23S rRNA (adenine(2030)-N(6))-methyltransferase RlmJ, whose amino-acid sequence MLSYRHAFHAGNHADVLKHLVETMLLDYLNQKDKPWWYIDTHSGAGFYSLEEGFASKKAEYREGIARLWHANDLPAALARYVNLIKSFNPDGQLRFYPGSPMVAERLMRDEDRVRLFELHPADFELLEDNVCHLRKMAIVQKADGFAGLKAFLPPPPRRALVLIDPPYEVKEDYHTVEKTLKDALTRFATGTYAVWYPCLQRHDSQQLPEKLKQLPIDSWLHVALHVQHPSADGFGMHGSGMFVINPPWTLHAALQEIMPVLVEYLAIDSGADFVLEHVSR is encoded by the coding sequence ATGCTGAGTTACCGCCATGCCTTTCACGCCGGCAATCATGCCGACGTGCTCAAACATCTTGTCGAGACGATGTTGCTCGACTACCTGAATCAAAAGGACAAGCCCTGGTGGTATATCGACACCCACTCTGGTGCTGGCTTCTATTCGCTTGAGGAAGGATTTGCGTCGAAAAAGGCCGAGTACCGTGAGGGTATCGCCCGATTGTGGCATGCAAACGACTTGCCGGCGGCATTGGCCAGATATGTCAATCTGATCAAATCGTTCAATCCCGATGGGCAGTTGCGCTTCTATCCTGGCTCACCCATGGTGGCCGAGCGGCTGATGCGCGATGAAGATCGGGTTCGCCTGTTCGAGCTGCATCCCGCAGATTTCGAGTTACTGGAAGACAATGTCTGCCACCTGCGAAAAATGGCCATCGTACAGAAGGCCGACGGGTTCGCAGGTCTCAAAGCATTCCTGCCTCCGCCTCCACGGCGCGCACTGGTGCTGATTGATCCGCCCTACGAGGTGAAGGAAGATTACCATACAGTGGAAAAAACACTGAAAGACGCCCTCACTCGTTTTGCCACCGGCACTTATGCTGTCTGGTACCCCTGTTTGCAGCGGCATGATTCGCAGCAACTGCCCGAAAAGCTGAAACAATTGCCGATTGATTCGTGGTTGCATGTGGCTCTGCACGTTCAGCATCCCTCTGCTGACGGATTTGGTATGCACGGTAGCGGTATGTTCGTCATCAACCCGCCCTGGACATTGCATGCTGCCTTGCAGGAGATCATGCCTGTGCTGGTAGAGTATCTGGCGATCGACTCGGGTGCCGATTTCGTGCTGGAGCATGTCAGTCGCTAA
- a CDS encoding sulfate ABC transporter ATP-binding protein → MSIEIQSVSRRFGNFVALDNVNLKVETGELLALLGPSGCGKTTLLRIIAGLETPDQGDILFHGENTTDRHVRERQVGFVFQHYALFRHMTVFENVAFGLRVRPKETRPSDADIRRKVTELLQLVQLDWLGDRYPAQLSGGQRQRIALARALAVEPKVLLLDEPFGALDTKVRKELRRWLKRLHEEVHVTSVFVTHDQEEALEVADRIVVMNKGKIEQIGTPDDVYDNPATPFVYKFLGDVNLFHHRVHAGFGLSDDEIPPGARDGAVAYVRPHDIEIERIAQGDALPATIDHVRAIGASVRLELSLSNGDPVEAEMSRDHYANKRFIVGERVFIRPRQKKTFVEDFSI, encoded by the coding sequence ATGAGCATTGAAATTCAGTCAGTCTCCAGACGCTTTGGCAATTTTGTCGCTTTGGATAACGTCAATCTCAAGGTGGAAACCGGAGAACTATTGGCGCTCCTCGGGCCGTCGGGCTGTGGCAAAACAACGCTTCTACGCATCATTGCCGGTCTGGAAACCCCGGATCAGGGCGACATCCTGTTTCATGGTGAAAACACCACGGATCGCCATGTGCGCGAACGGCAAGTTGGATTTGTATTCCAGCATTACGCCTTGTTCCGGCACATGACAGTGTTTGAGAATGTTGCCTTTGGTTTGCGTGTACGTCCCAAGGAGACGCGCCCGAGCGATGCAGACATTCGCCGCAAAGTAACCGAATTATTACAACTGGTGCAACTGGATTGGCTGGGTGATCGTTACCCGGCGCAATTGTCGGGTGGGCAGCGTCAGCGGATCGCGCTGGCACGTGCGCTGGCGGTAGAGCCCAAGGTATTACTGCTGGATGAGCCCTTCGGTGCGCTGGATACCAAGGTGCGTAAGGAATTACGTCGCTGGCTGAAGCGTCTGCACGAAGAGGTGCATGTCACATCTGTGTTCGTGACACATGATCAGGAAGAGGCGCTGGAAGTCGCTGATCGCATCGTGGTGATGAATAAGGGCAAGATCGAACAGATCGGCACGCCTGACGACGTCTACGATAACCCGGCAACGCCATTTGTATACAAATTCCTCGGTGATGTGAATCTCTTTCATCATCGCGTGCATGCAGGGTTTGGTCTCAGTGACGACGAGATTCCTCCGGGTGCAAGAGATGGGGCTGTGGCATATGTCCGTCCGCATGACATCGAAATTGAGCGTATTGCACAAGGTGATGCGCTCCCTGCAACCATCGATCATGTGCGTGCGATTGGTGCCTCGGTCAGACTGGAGTTGAGCCTATCCAACGGTGATCCGGTGGAGGCAGAAATGTCCCGCGACCATTACGCAAATAAGCGCTTCATCGTGGGTGAGCGCGTCTTCATCCGGCCTCGCCAGAAAAAGACATTCGTCGAAGATTTTTCGATCTAA
- the cysT gene encoding sulfate ABC transporter permease subunit CysT — MSVLSFRQPSVLPGFRLSFGYTVFYLAIIVLIPMIALVLKASTLSWHDFWAVAASDRVIATYQLTFGASFIAAVINLVFGFLVAWVLVRYEFPGRRFIDAMVDLPFALPTAVAGIALSAIYAPNGWIGQLFEPMGIKIAFTRIGVVIALTFIGLPFIVRTVQPVLQDLEQELEEAATCLGASRWQIFRSIIFPATLPALLTGFTLAFARAIGEYGSVIFIAGNIPFVSEITPLLIISRLEEYDYAGATAIACVMLAISFAMILVINGIQWWYGHRHGIRR; from the coding sequence ATGAGCGTATTGTCTTTCCGCCAGCCGAGCGTGCTGCCGGGCTTCAGGCTTTCATTTGGCTATACCGTCTTCTATCTGGCGATCATTGTCCTGATTCCGATGATTGCACTGGTGCTGAAAGCATCAACGCTGAGCTGGCACGACTTCTGGGCTGTGGCGGCAAGTGATCGCGTGATTGCAACCTACCAACTGACCTTCGGTGCCAGCTTCATCGCGGCCGTGATCAATCTGGTGTTTGGATTTCTGGTGGCCTGGGTACTGGTGCGTTATGAATTTCCGGGACGCCGATTTATTGATGCGATGGTCGATTTGCCATTTGCATTGCCTACCGCAGTGGCAGGGATAGCGCTGTCCGCTATCTATGCGCCCAATGGTTGGATTGGACAGCTTTTTGAGCCCATGGGCATCAAGATTGCGTTTACGCGAATCGGTGTGGTGATTGCGCTGACATTTATCGGCTTGCCATTTATTGTGCGCACGGTACAGCCTGTGTTGCAGGATCTCGAGCAGGAGCTTGAAGAGGCCGCAACCTGCCTCGGTGCTTCGCGTTGGCAGATTTTTCGTTCGATCATTTTCCCGGCGACACTGCCGGCATTGCTAACTGGCTTTACACTGGCATTTGCCCGCGCGATCGGGGAGTATGGGTCGGTGATTTTTATCGCGGGCAATATTCCTTTTGTCTCGGAAATCACGCCTTTGCTGATCATCTCGCGGCTTGAGGAGTACGACTATGCGGGCGCTACCGCTATTGCTTGCGTCATGCTGGCCATCAGTTTTGCCATGATTCTGGTTATTAACGGTATTCAGTGGTGGTATGGCCATCGCCATGGCATTAGACGGTGA
- a CDS encoding alkaline phosphatase — MKRTLLSTLVAACAMQGAYAAGEAKNVIFFLGDGMGPTTITASRIFKYGEDGSLTMDKFERTARIKTYSRDAQTTDSAPSMAAYMTGVKMNNEVLSMSAETIAKAPSKDANGNKTINNCPATGNGTSVPTLLELAKAKGKAVGSITTTELTHATPAATYSHICHRDAQWSIAAQLVPGGAGFNTGLGDGVDVLMGGGRNHFTPYDASANKTGRSDGRNLLTELAAKGYTVAANKTEMQAAQAGKKFIGIYSSKSHLEYELDRTATPPVGEGAGQPSLAEMTIKAMDLLSKNDKGYFLMVEGGRIDHALHGTNAKRALVDTIAFDDAIKAALDKARQTDPNLTNTLIVVTADHDHTLAFNGYGKRGNPILDINRDYKSGQPSKDADGNTYTTLVFGNGPNRKDLRTSITTEDALSDNYMQETGVKLGSETHGGGDVKLFATGAGAKPFKGTLDNTRVFSLVKDALGL; from the coding sequence ATGAAACGCACTCTCCTCTCTACCCTGGTTGCCGCATGTGCCATGCAGGGTGCATACGCCGCAGGTGAAGCCAAGAATGTGATTTTCTTCTTGGGCGACGGCATGGGGCCGACCACCATTACAGCATCCCGAATCTTCAAATATGGTGAAGACGGCAGCTTGACCATGGATAAGTTCGAGCGCACCGCACGGATCAAAACCTACTCCCGCGATGCACAGACCACCGACAGCGCTCCGTCGATGGCGGCGTATATGACCGGCGTAAAAATGAACAACGAAGTGTTGTCCATGAGCGCTGAAACCATTGCCAAAGCCCCGAGCAAAGATGCCAATGGCAACAAGACCATCAATAACTGTCCGGCCACTGGTAATGGCACCTCCGTTCCGACCTTACTGGAACTGGCAAAGGCTAAGGGTAAGGCTGTGGGCTCGATTACCACTACCGAACTGACCCACGCGACCCCTGCCGCTACCTACTCCCACATTTGTCATCGTGACGCACAGTGGAGCATTGCCGCTCAACTCGTTCCGGGCGGTGCCGGCTTCAATACAGGTCTTGGTGATGGGGTCGATGTCCTGATGGGTGGCGGCCGCAACCACTTTACGCCGTACGATGCATCGGCCAACAAAACGGGTCGTTCCGATGGCCGTAACTTGCTGACAGAACTCGCGGCAAAGGGCTACACCGTCGCAGCCAACAAGACGGAAATGCAGGCTGCACAGGCGGGCAAGAAGTTTATTGGCATATACAGCAGCAAGAGCCATCTCGAATATGAATTGGATCGCACTGCCACCCCTCCGGTCGGCGAAGGTGCAGGCCAGCCGAGCTTGGCAGAAATGACGATCAAGGCAATGGATCTGCTGTCGAAGAATGACAAGGGTTACTTCCTGATGGTGGAAGGCGGCCGTATCGACCACGCATTGCACGGCACCAATGCCAAGCGTGCGCTGGTTGATACCATTGCATTTGATGATGCGATCAAGGCTGCGCTCGATAAGGCTCGTCAGACTGACCCGAATCTGACGAACACCCTGATCGTTGTGACCGCCGACCATGACCACACGCTGGCATTCAATGGCTATGGCAAGCGCGGCAATCCGATTCTGGATATCAATCGCGACTACAAATCAGGTCAACCGAGCAAGGATGCCGATGGTAATACCTACACCACGCTGGTATTCGGCAATGGGCCAAATCGCAAGGATCTGCGCACATCCATTACCACCGAAGATGCCCTGTCAGACAACTACATGCAGGAAACAGGTGTCAAACTGGGTAGCGAAACGCATGGCGGCGGTGATGTGAAGTTGTTTGCAACGGGCGCAGGTGCCAAGCCGTTCAAGGGCACGCTGGACAATACCCGAGTCTTCTCGCTGGTGAAGGACGCTTTGGGCCTGTAA
- the bcsG gene encoding cellulose biosynthesis protein BcsG, with protein MSAWNIYFIAKFILYFGNFIDFHLLPNLLLAISVYFPLKALRWRQARLIVAIPCAIALFYHDTWFPPVGRVLSQAGYMNSFSPAYMLELAGRLVNLNLLAVLITGALIYWIVRRWLRISAFVIATMVTIVPAWSLRDHLAALATTHSARAGQATAVQTSDDNTPSASAADSATIEAASKRFFTSEKNRVLATPQANPSDVPFDIIVIQVCSLAWDDMKFVNLEQPALFGKFDLLFTQFSSGASYSGPAAIRLMRSSCGQMSHKDLYGATNPGCFLFQNLDQAGFPTQFAMNHDGHFGRFLDDLRQHGNLNASPIEINDTSVYLKAFDDTPIRDDYAVLEKWWKSRLALPNPRVALYYNTISLHDGNHYPGTSTGDSVKIYRPRLEKLLSDIDKFSHLVEASGRNAALVFVPEHGAALRGDKMQISGLREIPAPSISLIPVGVRLLGKQVNHGSSPVLVDTPSSYLALAQLLYGMAAKSPFADSVKISDYTHGLARTQFASDNGGIMVFKYQGRYYLHNTGEDWQEYRQ; from the coding sequence ATGAGTGCCTGGAATATCTATTTCATTGCCAAATTTATTTTGTACTTTGGCAACTTTATCGACTTTCATTTATTGCCCAATTTATTACTGGCAATCAGTGTCTACTTTCCGTTGAAAGCCTTACGCTGGCGACAAGCAAGATTGATCGTGGCCATTCCCTGCGCCATCGCCCTGTTCTACCACGACACCTGGTTCCCCCCCGTCGGACGCGTACTATCGCAGGCGGGCTACATGAATAGCTTCAGTCCCGCCTATATGCTCGAACTCGCTGGTCGATTAGTGAATCTGAATCTGCTTGCGGTCCTGATCACAGGCGCGCTGATTTACTGGATTGTCCGACGCTGGCTACGCATCAGTGCCTTTGTGATCGCAACGATGGTCACCATCGTGCCAGCATGGTCTCTACGCGATCATTTAGCCGCGCTCGCCACAACGCACAGCGCCCGGGCCGGCCAAGCAACCGCGGTGCAGACATCTGACGACAACACTCCGTCGGCAAGTGCAGCAGATTCGGCAACCATCGAAGCAGCAAGTAAACGCTTCTTCACGAGTGAAAAAAATCGTGTCCTGGCTACCCCTCAGGCCAATCCGTCGGATGTCCCTTTCGACATCATCGTGATTCAGGTGTGCTCGCTCGCGTGGGACGACATGAAATTCGTCAACCTTGAACAGCCTGCGCTCTTTGGGAAATTCGATCTGCTATTCACCCAGTTCAGCTCGGGTGCATCCTACAGCGGTCCGGCAGCGATTCGACTGATGAGGTCAAGTTGCGGACAGATGTCTCATAAAGATCTCTATGGTGCCACCAATCCGGGATGTTTCTTGTTTCAGAATCTTGATCAGGCCGGTTTCCCTACTCAATTTGCAATGAACCATGACGGCCATTTTGGCCGCTTCCTCGATGATCTGCGTCAACATGGCAATCTCAATGCATCGCCCATCGAAATTAACGATACATCTGTCTATCTCAAAGCATTCGATGACACACCGATTCGTGACGACTACGCCGTATTAGAAAAATGGTGGAAGTCCAGACTGGCGTTGCCGAACCCTCGTGTTGCGCTCTACTACAACACCATTAGCCTCCACGATGGCAATCACTATCCGGGTACCTCTACTGGCGATAGCGTAAAAATATATCGTCCGCGGCTTGAGAAACTATTGTCCGATATCGATAAGTTTTCGCATCTAGTCGAAGCATCCGGTCGAAATGCAGCACTTGTGTTCGTGCCGGAACATGGCGCAGCGCTACGTGGTGACAAAATGCAGATATCCGGCTTACGGGAAATACCTGCCCCGAGTATTTCGTTAATACCCGTTGGTGTGCGTTTACTGGGCAAACAGGTGAACCACGGCAGTTCACCGGTGCTTGTCGATACCCCCAGCAGTTATCTTGCCCTGGCGCAATTACTATATGGCATGGCGGCCAAGAGCCCATTTGCCGACAGCGTGAAAATCAGTGACTACACGCACGGTTTGGCAAGGACCCAGTTTGCCAGCGATAACGGTGGCATCATGGTGTTCAAGTATCAAGGACGATACTATCTGCACAACACCGGAGAGGATTGGCAAGAATACAGGCAGTAG
- the cysW gene encoding sulfate ABC transporter permease subunit CysW, producing MALDGERVAMHSLSQSRRSIITVESRPVRIALITLALAFLGLFLALPLLTVLVEALRKGWTVYREALIEPDAFAAIKLTLTITAIAVPLNLVFGVAAAWCIARFEFRGKSLLITLIDLPFSVSPVVVGLMYMLVFGAQGWLGHWLSDHNIKIMFAVPGIVLATVFVTFPFVARELIPLMESQGSDEEQAAMVLGASGWQMFTRITLPNIKWGLLYGVILCNARAMGEFGAVSVVSGHIRGLTNTIPLHVEILYNEYNFVAAFANASILALLALVTLALKTWVEGRAAGASAKQDAEE from the coding sequence ATGGCATTAGACGGTGAGAGGGTTGCAATGCATAGTCTAAGTCAAAGTAGACGGTCGATTATTACCGTCGAGTCCCGTCCGGTACGCATCGCGCTGATTACGCTGGCATTGGCGTTTCTGGGGCTATTTCTGGCGCTGCCTTTACTCACTGTACTGGTGGAGGCGTTACGTAAAGGATGGACCGTATACCGTGAGGCATTGATAGAGCCTGACGCGTTTGCTGCAATCAAGCTGACGCTCACCATTACCGCAATCGCGGTGCCGTTGAATCTGGTGTTCGGTGTGGCTGCAGCCTGGTGTATCGCGCGATTTGAGTTTCGCGGCAAGAGCCTGCTCATTACCTTGATTGATTTGCCGTTTTCTGTCTCACCTGTTGTGGTGGGCTTGATGTACATGCTGGTATTTGGTGCGCAGGGCTGGCTGGGGCACTGGTTGTCTGATCACAACATCAAAATCATGTTTGCTGTGCCGGGTATTGTCCTTGCAACTGTTTTTGTGACTTTTCCCTTTGTTGCCCGTGAACTGATTCCGCTCATGGAGAGCCAGGGAAGTGACGAGGAACAGGCGGCGATGGTGCTCGGGGCGTCAGGATGGCAGATGTTTACCCGCATTACGCTGCCAAACATTAAATGGGGTCTGCTGTACGGCGTGATTCTGTGCAATGCCCGCGCAATGGGTGAGTTCGGTGCGGTCAGCGTGGTGTCTGGGCACATTCGCGGCCTGACCAATACGATCCCGCTGCATGTAGAAATTCTGTACAACGAATACAACTTCGTCGCAGCGTTCGCCAATGCCTCCATCCTTGCATTACTTGCGCTGGTTACATTGGCGCTGAAAACATGGGTTGAAGGGCGTGCAGCCGGTGCATCAGCGAAACAGGATGCAGAAGAGTAA
- a CDS encoding anhydro-N-acetylmuramic acid kinase, with protein sequence MPNSTLYIGLMSGTSMDGIDCVLIDLARGRPDLLAQVLHPFDPALKSELMSLQSSSGSELHRASLAANNLAMGYASAVREVCRLANVHPRQVAAIGMHGQTIRHRPELGYTLQIGNAALLAELSAITVVSDFRSRDIAAGGQGAPLVPAFHASLFASEQHRVILNIGGIANVTDLPTSGQIRGWDTGPGNLLMDGWISRHQGKSFDERGEWAAKGCVHKTLLDLLLKEAFFDAPPPKSTGRDLFHMRWLDEKLARCPAFSSADIQATLLEFTARSISASIEREARLAEEIYVCGGGAHNTRLMNRLTELNPLCSVGTTDALGLHPDWVEACAFAWLAHERLHNKPGNLPAVTGARGLRILGAVHAA encoded by the coding sequence TTGCCGAACAGCACACTTTACATTGGCCTGATGTCCGGCACCAGTATGGACGGCATCGACTGTGTCCTGATCGACTTGGCTCGTGGTCGGCCAGATTTGCTTGCGCAGGTTCTTCACCCGTTTGATCCGGCACTCAAGTCCGAATTAATGTCCCTGCAATCGTCAAGCGGGTCAGAATTGCATCGTGCCTCCCTTGCCGCCAACAATCTGGCCATGGGCTATGCGTCTGCGGTACGCGAAGTATGCCGACTGGCAAACGTCCATCCGCGTCAGGTAGCAGCCATCGGCATGCACGGCCAAACGATTCGCCATCGCCCGGAACTCGGCTACACCTTGCAGATTGGCAATGCGGCGCTTTTGGCAGAGCTGAGTGCCATTACCGTGGTCAGTGATTTCCGTAGCCGTGATATTGCCGCCGGCGGACAGGGTGCGCCACTGGTGCCGGCGTTTCATGCAAGCTTATTTGCGAGCGAACAGCATCGCGTCATTCTTAATATCGGCGGAATTGCTAATGTAACGGATCTGCCTACAAGTGGACAGATTCGTGGCTGGGATACAGGTCCCGGCAACTTGCTCATGGACGGGTGGATTTCCCGACATCAAGGCAAAAGCTTTGATGAGCGCGGTGAGTGGGCTGCAAAAGGATGTGTTCATAAAACCCTGCTTGATCTATTGCTGAAAGAAGCCTTCTTCGACGCACCACCGCCCAAAAGCACGGGCCGAGACCTCTTCCATATGCGCTGGCTGGATGAAAAATTGGCGCGCTGTCCGGCATTTTCGTCTGCGGATATTCAAGCCACCTTGCTTGAGTTCACAGCGCGCAGCATCAGCGCATCCATCGAACGCGAAGCACGCCTTGCCGAAGAAATTTATGTTTGCGGTGGCGGAGCCCATAACACACGGCTCATGAACCGTCTGACCGAACTCAACCCCTTATGCAGCGTCGGCACCACTGATGCGCTTGGCTTACACCCCGACTGGGTGGAAGCCTGCGCGTTTGCCTGGCTTGCGCATGAACGTCTGCACAACAAACCCGGCAATCTGCCTGCTGTCACTGGCGCACGCGGATTGCGCATTCTGGGCGCAGTGCACGCTGCCTGA
- a CDS encoding HDOD domain-containing protein, which yields MSTAGLTQEEVIKRSEALPVFPGVVNELLATIDDPNANVKILSTHVSRDPVLTGRVLAVANAAAQSHGGKIIRDIHSAVTLIGLGKVRNLAIKSCINDFVKQSGVHHIAVSFYEHSVGVGICAQEVATTVPAHVDTDFALVSGLLHDIGQLWLFRFKEDVFKSAWSEALQHNIAIERSETTRFGIDHSVIGAWLAEYWRLPEQIIAAIRYHHEPENALPDELVATLHVAEVLSNALDVSGRKENRVTTLSSAACDTIGLDWTSEETMSLFGRIEARCRLASEFFEAHLNDGPKMRT from the coding sequence ATGAGTACAGCAGGCTTGACCCAAGAAGAAGTCATCAAGCGAAGCGAGGCACTGCCTGTCTTCCCTGGCGTGGTAAATGAGTTACTTGCCACCATTGATGATCCCAACGCAAATGTAAAAATACTCAGTACCCATGTCAGTCGCGATCCTGTCTTGACCGGACGCGTACTGGCAGTTGCCAATGCGGCTGCGCAATCGCATGGCGGAAAAATCATTCGGGACATCCACAGCGCCGTCACGCTGATCGGATTAGGCAAAGTGCGGAATCTGGCGATTAAGAGTTGTATCAATGATTTCGTAAAGCAATCCGGCGTGCATCATATTGCTGTTAGTTTTTACGAACACAGTGTCGGGGTGGGCATCTGTGCGCAAGAAGTGGCGACGACCGTTCCCGCTCATGTCGATACCGACTTTGCGTTGGTATCCGGTTTGCTGCACGACATTGGGCAGTTATGGCTATTCCGCTTCAAGGAAGATGTATTCAAGTCAGCCTGGTCGGAGGCGCTGCAGCACAATATAGCGATTGAGCGGTCGGAAACCACCCGCTTTGGCATTGACCACAGCGTGATTGGTGCCTGGCTCGCAGAATATTGGCGATTGCCTGAGCAAATCATCGCAGCCATCCGGTACCACCATGAGCCAGAGAATGCCTTGCCAGATGAACTGGTTGCCACCTTGCATGTTGCTGAAGTGCTAAGCAACGCACTGGATGTGTCTGGCCGGAAGGAAAACCGCGTCACTACGCTTTCAAGTGCAGCGTGCGACACCATCGGCCTTGACTGGACATCAGAGGAGACCATGTCCCTTTTTGGCCGAATTGAAGCGCGTTGCCGGCTCGCATCGGAGTTCTTTGAAGCACACCTAAACGACGGCCCCAAGATGCGTACTTGA
- a CDS encoding Hpt domain-containing protein, giving the protein MPLPDDFEAKLAKLRLDYLASLPAKLDEMEAAFHHSIDHIESRRDFARMAHSLAGTGATFGMPDLTAWAREIEYGAKAEQGSETPWSAQFAELFNRALRDIRMLVQSQIASE; this is encoded by the coding sequence ATGCCATTACCAGATGACTTTGAAGCCAAACTAGCTAAGTTACGGTTAGACTACCTAGCGAGCTTGCCAGCCAAACTTGATGAGATGGAAGCGGCATTTCATCACTCGATAGACCATATTGAGTCTCGACGAGATTTTGCGCGTATGGCGCACTCTCTCGCAGGTACTGGTGCTACATTTGGCATGCCGGATCTCACGGCCTGGGCGCGTGAAATTGAGTATGGCGCAAAGGCAGAGCAAGGTAGCGAGACACCCTGGAGTGCGCAGTTTGCCGAGTTATTCAACCGGGCACTGCGTGATATCAGGATGCTCGTACAAAGCCAAATAGCAAGTGAATGA
- the tyrS gene encoding tyrosine--tRNA ligase, which translates to MSTELHPDTLAALEMIKRGAEELLVESELVQKLERSRTTGQPLKIKLGCDPTAPDLHLGHTVVLNKLRQFQDLGHEVQFLIGDFTSLIGDPSGKSATRPPLSREQIELNARTYAEQVYKILDPSRTRVMFNSTWLNELGAAGMLRLAATHTVARMLERDDFQKRFSSQQPIAIHEFLYPLMQGYDSVAMKSDVELGGTDQKFNLLMGRELQKHDGQEPQCVLMMPLLEGLDGVKKMSKSLGNYIGVSEASNVMFAKVMSISDELMWRWYDLLSFRPIAEVKALKAEIEAGRNPRDAKVMLGQEIVARFHDQAAAEAALADFQNRSAGGIPDDIPELTVTLDAESIGIAQLLKQAGLTASTSEAMRSIDQGGVRIDGEKVSDKTLNLTKGITIVLQVGKRKFARVTLK; encoded by the coding sequence ATGAGCACTGAACTGCACCCGGACACACTCGCTGCGCTTGAAATGATCAAGCGTGGCGCCGAAGAACTATTGGTCGAGTCTGAACTTGTTCAGAAACTCGAACGTAGCCGTACAACTGGCCAGCCACTTAAAATCAAGCTCGGTTGCGACCCGACCGCACCTGATCTGCATCTTGGTCACACCGTGGTACTGAATAAACTACGCCAATTTCAGGATCTCGGGCATGAAGTCCAGTTCCTGATCGGCGATTTTACCAGCCTCATTGGTGATCCGAGTGGCAAGAGCGCAACGCGGCCACCGCTGTCTCGCGAACAGATCGAGCTCAATGCTCGCACCTATGCAGAGCAAGTATACAAAATTCTAGACCCATCCCGTACCCGCGTCATGTTCAATTCAACGTGGTTGAACGAACTGGGCGCCGCAGGGATGCTGCGTCTGGCAGCTACGCATACCGTGGCCCGCATGCTAGAACGCGATGATTTCCAGAAGCGATTCAGTTCCCAGCAACCCATCGCGATTCACGAATTCCTGTACCCGCTGATGCAGGGCTATGACTCGGTTGCCATGAAGTCTGATGTGGAACTGGGCGGCACAGACCAGAAGTTCAATCTGCTGATGGGTCGTGAACTGCAAAAGCATGATGGACAGGAGCCACAGTGCGTATTGATGATGCCGCTGCTAGAAGGTCTGGATGGCGTTAAAAAAATGTCCAAGTCGCTGGGCAACTATATCGGTGTCAGTGAAGCGTCCAATGTCATGTTCGCCAAGGTGATGTCGATTTCTGACGAACTGATGTGGCGCTGGTATGACTTGCTGTCTTTCCGCCCGATTGCCGAGGTTAAGGCACTCAAAGCCGAAATCGAAGCAGGCCGTAATCCGCGTGACGCCAAGGTGATGCTGGGTCAGGAAATTGTTGCGCGCTTCCACGATCAGGCTGCAGCCGAAGCTGCGCTTGCCGACTTCCAGAATCGTAGCGCAGGCGGCATTCCAGACGACATTCCGGAGCTTACCGTCACACTGGATGCCGAAAGTATTGGGATTGCTCAGTTGCTCAAGCAGGCTGGATTGACCGCCAGTACATCCGAGGCCATGCGCAGCATTGATCAGGGCGGTGTGCGGATTGATGGTGAGAAGGTCAGTGACAAGACCCTTAACCTGACCAAGGGCATCACAATTGTTTTGCAGGTGGGGAAACGAAAGTTTGCGCGCGTAACCCTGAAATAA